In one window of Heptranchias perlo isolate sHepPer1 chromosome 4, sHepPer1.hap1, whole genome shotgun sequence DNA:
- the lrp2bp gene encoding LRP2-binding protein yields MEDKRKIHHLSQSPNRNELTCEPLPQKQTIKCSTLQERGIKNNAARNLATQFKYFTELKKADAFLRKRIKDGDLQATFLLGQLYFEEGCHETALAEFNKIKDTDFQALYQLGVMYYDGLGTKEVPAIGVEYMNRIVNSDDPSAQHLKFAAYYNLGRASFEGFGIQQSDTEAERLWLLAADDGNPKASVKAQTTLGMFYCRPESQDLQKAFFWHSEACGNGSLESQGVLGLLYLTGQGIQKDVQSAWECLKAASSRGNVYAQGHLVAYFYSRKLYNSAVELAQRVAQYDNIPLIANGTDCLPAYITKGIAMAAFYYGRCLQLGLGIQQDQVEARKYYCRAIHMDRDVATDLHFQVIMERI; encoded by the exons ATGGAAGACAAAAGGAAAATTCATCATCT GTCACAGTCTCCAAATCGAAATGAGTTAACATGTGAACCGTTGCCTCAGAAGCAGACCATAAAGTGTTCTACATTGCAAGAACGTGGGATCAAGAACAATGCCGCCCGGAATTTGG CTACACAATTCAAATATTTCACTGAGTTGAAAAAGGCTGATGCCTTCTTAAGAAAACGGATCAAAGATGGAGATTTACAAGCAACTTTCCTACTGGGACAACTCTACTTTGAAGAG GGATGCCATGAAACAGCTTTGGCAGAGTTTAACAAAATTAAAGACACAGACTTCCAGGCTCTCTACCAGCTGGGTGTAATGTATTACGATGGCTTAGGCACTAAGGAGGTTCCT GCAATAGGTGTGGAATATATGAACAGAATCGTAAACTCTGATGACCCAAGCGCACAACACTTGAAATTTGCAGCATATTACAACTTGGGCAGGGCTTCCTTCGAAGGATTTGGCATCCAACAGAGTGATACAGAAGCTGAGAG ACTATGGCTTCTTGCTGCAGATGATGGGAACCCAAAAGCGAGTGTAAAAGCCCAAACTACTCTGGGGATGTTCTACTGCAGACCTGAGTCACAGGATTTGCAAAAG GCATTCTTTTGGCATTCAGAAGCCTGTGGCAATGGAAGTCTGGAGTCTCAGGGTGTGTTGGGTTTACTGTACCTCACTGGGCAGGGTATCCAAAAGGACGTACAGTCAGCTTGGGAATGCTTGAAGGCAGCATCAAGCAGAGGCAATGTTTATGCTCAGGGACATCTGGTTGCTTACTTCTATAGTCGTAAACTGTACAATAGTGCGGTTGAACTTGCTCAAAG GGTTGCCCAATATGACAATATCCCATTGATAGCGAATGGAACTGATTGTCTGCCAGCTTACATAACAAAGGGCATCGCCATGGCTGCTTTCTACTACGGCAGATGTCTACAGTTGGGCTTAGGGATACAACAAGATCAAGTAGAAGCCAGAAAGTACTACTGCAGG GCAATTCATATGGATCGTGATGTAGCGACTGACCTGCATTTTCAAGTTATAATGGAAAGAATTTAA